From the Acetobacter aceti genome, one window contains:
- a CDS encoding aspartate aminotransferase family protein, protein MANPYLAGFESKSDILAASEKFWNPDKTRFWQSVDVPLVIGKREGYVLTDVNGHELIDVHLNGGTYNLGHRNPDVIAALTDALQYFDIGNHHFPSPSRTALAVKLLKLSGKPFERVAYATSGSEAIDLAIKSARYATKRRRIISIRKAYHGHTGLAVATGDERFSQLFLADRPEEFVQAPFNDLDAMQAALKAEPTAAVIMETIPATYGFPLPASGYLAEIRRMCDETGTLYIADEVQTGLMRSGALWAVSRQDVRPDILVTSKGLGGGIYPFGALLLTKQASGWLEQDGFAHMSTFSGSEVGCYVANAVLDLTTRPETVANVQAIIARFATGLAGIHSRHADWFVGIRQEGLIIGLEFATAEGAKPVMRELYRRGVWAIFSTLDPRVLQFKPGLLLQSGQVDDILQRLEDAITASSPF, encoded by the coding sequence ATGGCCAATCCGTATCTGGCCGGTTTTGAGAGCAAGTCGGATATTCTCGCCGCTTCGGAAAAATTCTGGAATCCCGACAAGACCCGCTTCTGGCAGAGTGTGGATGTGCCTCTGGTGATCGGCAAGCGCGAAGGTTACGTGCTGACCGATGTGAACGGGCATGAACTGATCGACGTGCATCTTAACGGCGGCACCTACAATCTCGGCCATCGCAATCCCGATGTCATTGCGGCGCTGACCGACGCCCTGCAGTATTTCGATATCGGCAATCATCATTTCCCGTCTCCATCCCGGACGGCGCTGGCGGTGAAACTGCTCAAGCTCTCCGGAAAGCCGTTCGAGCGGGTGGCCTATGCCACCAGCGGCAGCGAGGCCATTGATCTGGCCATCAAGAGCGCCCGTTACGCCACGAAGCGTCGCCGCATCATCTCCATCCGCAAAGCCTATCACGGACATACCGGCCTCGCTGTTGCGACAGGCGACGAGCGGTTCAGCCAGCTTTTCCTTGCGGATCGTCCGGAAGAGTTCGTGCAGGCGCCGTTCAACGATCTGGACGCCATGCAGGCCGCGCTGAAAGCGGAGCCGACGGCGGCCGTCATCATGGAAACCATCCCGGCGACCTACGGCTTTCCGCTTCCGGCTTCCGGTTATCTCGCCGAGATCCGCCGTATGTGCGACGAGACCGGCACGCTCTACATCGCCGATGAAGTGCAGACCGGACTGATGCGTTCCGGCGCTCTGTGGGCTGTTTCCCGTCAGGATGTGCGTCCAGACATTCTCGTCACCTCCAAGGGACTGGGCGGCGGCATCTACCCCTTCGGTGCGCTCTTGCTGACGAAGCAGGCCAGTGGCTGGCTGGAGCAGGATGGTTTTGCGCACATGTCCACCTTCTCCGGTTCGGAAGTCGGGTGTTACGTGGCGAACGCCGTTCTCGATCTGACGACACGCCCGGAAACCGTCGCCAATGTGCAGGCGATCATCGCGCGGTTCGCGACGGGGCTGGCCGGTATCCACAGCCGTCATGCCGACTGGTTCGTGGGTATCCGTCAGGAGGGCCTGATCATCGGACTGGAATTCGCCACGGCGGAAGGCGCGAAGCCTGTCATGCGGGAGCTGTACAGGCGCGGCGTGTGGGCCATCTTCTCCACGCTCGATCCGCGTGTGCTTCAGTTCAAACCGGGTCTGCTGCTTCAGTCCGGGCAGGTGGATGATATCCTGCAAAGACTGGAAGACGCCATCACAGCCAGCTCACCTTTCTGA
- a CDS encoding phosphotransferase enzyme family protein, which translates to MTARAWEQTAWNWQDNVEPFLSLYGIDPESSWSLLSFSENSVFRIDTQEGDVFILRLHRPHYRSVDEILSEITFIEQLRADNILHTPAIIPTLAGNALAHTGEGEQEQHAVLFAYQPGEMPSEADLPEKFQELGRISAQLHSYTISHDVLKRLNRPVWDVDVAIGENAMWGCWRHTRAMTPEQTCLLDAADRMVRAELERYGRPGNRWGLLHGDMRLTNILHSGGQTSIIDFDDCGFGWHMYEFACACTFMECSRDIAAIAGAWLKGYRQIRPLSEEDVQIIPTLLMLRRLLMVGWFTTHQHSAEARALESGFLEESLTMARGYLDGTFLPGLTRVTEEA; encoded by the coding sequence ATGACCGCACGCGCCTGGGAGCAGACTGCATGGAACTGGCAGGATAATGTCGAGCCTTTCCTGTCTCTCTATGGAATTGATCCGGAATCAAGCTGGTCACTGCTGAGTTTTTCAGAAAACTCTGTTTTCCGGATTGATACGCAGGAGGGGGATGTTTTCATCCTCAGACTCCATCGGCCCCATTATCGCAGCGTGGACGAAATTCTTTCGGAAATCACGTTCATCGAACAGTTGCGTGCCGATAACATCCTGCATACGCCAGCTATTATTCCAACCCTCGCAGGAAACGCACTGGCTCACACAGGGGAGGGTGAGCAGGAGCAGCATGCAGTGCTGTTTGCCTACCAGCCGGGTGAAATGCCTTCAGAAGCAGATCTGCCTGAAAAGTTTCAGGAACTGGGTCGTATCTCCGCACAACTGCACAGCTACACAATCAGTCATGACGTTCTGAAACGCCTGAATCGCCCCGTCTGGGATGTGGATGTGGCGATTGGTGAAAACGCCATGTGGGGCTGCTGGCGTCATACCCGCGCCATGACTCCGGAACAGACCTGTCTGCTGGATGCTGCCGACCGCATGGTGCGCGCCGAACTGGAGCGTTATGGCCGTCCGGGTAACCGCTGGGGGTTGCTGCATGGCGATATGCGGCTGACCAACATCCTGCATAGCGGGGGGCAGACCAGCATCATCGATTTCGATGATTGCGGTTTTGGCTGGCACATGTACGAATTTGCCTGCGCCTGCACGTTCATGGAATGCAGCAGGGACATCGCCGCCATCGCCGGTGCCTGGCTTAAAGGTTACAGGCAGATACGGCCACTCTCTGAAGAGGATGTCCAGATTATCCCGACCCTGCTGATGCTGCGCCGTCTGCTGATGGTCGGATGGTTCACCACGCATCAGCACTCCGCTGAGGCGCGCGCGCTGGAGTCTGGGTTTCTTGAAGAGTCTCTGACCATGGCGCGAGGGTATCTTGATGGCACGTTTCTGCCCGGTCTGACACGCGTCACGGAAGAAGCCTGA
- a CDS encoding APC family permease has translation MKNTSTSPPPANAGSSLQGNLGVASIVMMVVAAAAPLTVMAANSPLIIAMGNGIAAPLDAAIATFIMYLFTAGFIFMSRYVANAGAFYAYIQKGLGRQIGLASATMAAASYSFIVIALEAYIGYTLSELLHNALGFSVPWWLLSIAVVAIAGFLGYRHIEMSSRFLGIALVLEVGVVLLADLVIVATKGVSSLSVEPFTAHAALSGSPGLGIMFAIYCFIGFESTVIFREEARNPDVTIPRATYAAVFGVGLFYVISMWCEVAGFGLDSVVPMANEHTGDMYLLLIRSYMGQVSEDIVNVLLITSLFACILALHNVVVRYQYIMSRYGVLPAGISNVHADHSSPHVSSLVQSCTSFGGLLILLILGLDPVTQIYAWGATAGTLGYMVILSLTCISVLVFFNVRSKGLGNVWHTLIAPIGGLIGLLACLWIAVANLPALIGGDNASIAAWGIGFLVIVTFIGGYGLASHMKSRYPRRFEALRELA, from the coding sequence ATGAAAAACACTTCAACATCCCCGCCGCCAGCGAATGCCGGCTCCAGCCTGCAAGGAAATCTCGGTGTTGCGTCCATTGTCATGATGGTGGTTGCAGCCGCAGCGCCCCTGACCGTCATGGCGGCTAACAGCCCGCTGATCATCGCCATGGGTAACGGGATTGCAGCCCCTCTGGATGCCGCCATCGCGACGTTCATCATGTATCTGTTCACCGCGGGCTTCATTTTCATGTCGCGTTACGTGGCGAACGCGGGAGCATTCTACGCCTATATCCAGAAGGGACTTGGAAGGCAGATCGGCCTTGCGTCCGCCACGATGGCGGCAGCGTCCTACAGCTTCATCGTGATCGCCCTGGAAGCCTATATCGGCTACACATTAAGCGAACTTCTGCATAATGCACTTGGATTTTCCGTTCCGTGGTGGCTCCTGTCCATAGCCGTCGTCGCGATCGCGGGTTTTCTGGGATACCGACATATCGAGATGAGTTCACGGTTTCTCGGTATTGCGCTGGTTCTGGAAGTGGGCGTCGTTCTGTTGGCCGATCTCGTTATCGTGGCGACAAAGGGTGTTTCGTCCCTGTCGGTCGAGCCTTTTACGGCTCATGCCGCGCTGTCCGGTTCACCCGGTCTTGGCATCATGTTCGCCATCTACTGCTTCATCGGTTTTGAATCGACCGTGATCTTTCGGGAGGAAGCCCGCAATCCCGATGTGACCATTCCCCGTGCCACTTACGCGGCGGTATTTGGCGTGGGTCTTTTCTACGTCATTTCAATGTGGTGCGAGGTCGCCGGTTTCGGACTGGATTCAGTCGTTCCCATGGCCAATGAGCATACCGGCGACATGTATCTGCTGCTGATCCGTTCCTATATGGGGCAGGTCAGCGAGGATATCGTCAATGTTCTGCTTATAACGAGCCTTTTTGCCTGCATTCTCGCCCTGCACAACGTCGTGGTGCGATACCAGTACATCATGTCCCGTTACGGCGTGCTGCCTGCCGGTATTTCCAATGTGCACGCAGATCATTCCTCTCCCCACGTTTCTTCCCTTGTGCAGTCCTGCACCTCTTTCGGCGGATTGCTCATCCTGCTGATTCTCGGTCTTGACCCGGTGACACAGATCTATGCGTGGGGCGCGACAGCCGGAACGCTGGGTTACATGGTCATCCTGTCCCTGACCTGCATATCGGTTCTTGTGTTCTTCAATGTCCGCAGCAAGGGGCTTGGAAATGTCTGGCATACATTGATTGCGCCCATCGGAGGACTTATTGGTCTTCTGGCATGCCTGTGGATTGCGGTTGCCAACCTTCCTGCCCTGATCGGTGGGGATAACGCCTCCATCGCTGCGTGGGGTATCGGTTTTCTGGTGATCGTAACCTTTATCGGCGGGTATGGTCTCGCCAGTCACATGAAGAGCAGATATCCCCGCCGGTTTGAGGCGCTGAGGGAACTGGCCTGA
- a CDS encoding TonB-dependent siderophore receptor: MLVSAVVTFCRSITVHPVSRHIGFMAVSLTCLFTAHAATAERSGKIQSPPHKAVPAGHAENIKIQGRQPQLRQTTAIGGKLGLSIQHSPATINVIEHDVMMQRGYAQAEDAGDSAPGVSSGGGPGSPAQFMMRGFTGNQVQILRDGTYFGPTTMVNRPQNAFNLESVQILKGPSSVLYGQGAVGGTVDMRTRNPTFDAPHANALLSYGSFNTWNAGVGGSLPITNTLAIRADFSRTSSDGFVKGADPHSNDFTTTLLWKPTSKFTARLGMDYLTDRLSTYYGTPLVDIGQTGGRVGGLVNSTRGLGITRKEMWKYYNVRNAEAGSVNATPTLHLDWQATPSISLHGSSYFIYSKRRWNNAESLSYMVDAGRVDASGNAIGQGRIARDRFYVFQNQHQVGSSLYASFDSSVSGMKNRFILGGDAYYLRFIRNRGFPDATYADSVSLAGPEQTALGSFAGEYPFNKSPTTMVQAGLFLEDVLTIRETLRLVGGFRYDWLSLNRQNYRQDGSFNASTSFRGHYNPDNFRIGPVYDITKNISVYGVYTTGEDPPGSNLFTANRGQFSRLSHARQGEIGVKASALDGRFTTTLALYDIRRTRILVTTGPDTVATAGVQKSRGVEWQGDLILNRHFSFNGNVAYTWSRYGSFHPSATVDASGNQVPNVPAVTANLWGIWSRVRGLPLDLGAGMRYVSARKGDYANTLTMKDYALVNVFAAWHAYKGITLYGRIDNIGNKHFVQWADTGYSGQVLLGAPRSFSISMQAGF; the protein is encoded by the coding sequence ATGCTGGTCTCCGCTGTGGTGACGTTCTGTCGGAGCATCACCGTGCATCCCGTATCACGCCACATTGGTTTCATGGCCGTCAGCCTGACCTGTCTCTTCACCGCTCATGCCGCAACGGCGGAGCGGTCGGGAAAGATACAGTCCCCGCCTCATAAAGCTGTGCCCGCCGGACACGCTGAAAATATCAAAATCCAGGGCAGGCAGCCCCAGTTGCGGCAGACGACCGCTATCGGTGGCAAGCTTGGCCTTTCCATCCAGCACTCTCCCGCCACCATCAATGTGATCGAACATGATGTCATGATGCAGCGCGGTTATGCTCAGGCGGAAGATGCCGGTGATAGTGCTCCCGGCGTATCGTCGGGCGGCGGGCCGGGCAGTCCTGCCCAGTTCATGATGCGTGGTTTTACCGGTAATCAGGTGCAGATCCTGCGGGATGGAACCTATTTCGGTCCTACAACCATGGTGAACCGGCCGCAGAACGCGTTCAATCTGGAAAGTGTTCAGATCCTCAAAGGTCCATCATCCGTTCTGTATGGACAGGGAGCTGTTGGCGGAACAGTGGATATGCGGACACGTAATCCAACTTTTGACGCGCCTCATGCAAACGCACTTCTTTCCTATGGAAGTTTCAATACATGGAATGCCGGCGTCGGAGGGTCCCTGCCGATCACGAACACACTGGCCATCCGGGCGGATTTCAGCCGCACATCTTCGGATGGATTTGTGAAGGGCGCTGATCCTCATTCCAATGATTTCACGACAACCCTGCTGTGGAAGCCGACTTCAAAATTCACTGCCCGGCTGGGCATGGACTATCTCACGGATCGGCTTTCCACCTATTACGGCACGCCTCTGGTCGATATTGGACAGACCGGGGGACGTGTTGGTGGACTGGTAAATTCCACCAGGGGGCTCGGCATTACCCGTAAAGAAATGTGGAAGTATTATAATGTCCGCAACGCCGAGGCCGGGTCGGTCAATGCGACGCCCACCCTCCATCTTGACTGGCAGGCTACGCCGTCGATTTCACTGCATGGCAGCAGTTATTTCATCTATTCCAAAAGGCGCTGGAATAACGCCGAGAGTCTGAGTTATATGGTGGATGCAGGCAGGGTTGACGCCTCTGGGAACGCCATCGGACAAGGACGAATTGCACGCGACCGTTTCTACGTTTTCCAAAATCAGCATCAGGTGGGCAGCAGTCTTTACGCCAGTTTTGATTCTTCTGTTTCTGGCATGAAAAATCGATTTATTCTGGGAGGAGATGCTTACTATCTCCGCTTTATCCGCAATCGTGGTTTTCCTGACGCCACCTATGCTGACAGCGTTTCTCTGGCAGGCCCGGAGCAGACGGCGCTGGGATCGTTCGCAGGCGAATATCCGTTCAATAAATCACCCACGACAATGGTACAGGCCGGACTGTTTCTGGAAGATGTCCTGACAATTCGTGAGACGCTGAGGCTCGTTGGCGGTTTCCGGTATGACTGGTTGTCGCTCAATCGGCAGAACTACAGGCAGGATGGCAGTTTCAACGCCAGCACCAGTTTCCGCGGTCACTATAATCCGGATAATTTCAGGATTGGTCCCGTTTACGATATTACAAAAAACATCAGCGTTTATGGGGTTTACACGACAGGGGAAGACCCGCCGGGTTCCAATCTTTTCACGGCCAACCGTGGTCAGTTCTCGCGTCTCAGCCATGCGCGACAGGGTGAAATCGGTGTGAAAGCCTCCGCGCTGGACGGGCGCTTCACCACGACACTGGCTTTGTATGACATTCGCCGCACGCGTATTCTTGTCACGACCGGACCGGATACCGTCGCGACTGCCGGCGTGCAGAAGTCTCGCGGCGTGGAATGGCAGGGGGATCTCATTCTCAACCGGCATTTCAGCTTTAACGGGAATGTCGCCTACACATGGTCCCGCTACGGTTCTTTCCATCCGAGTGCGACAGTGGACGCTTCCGGCAATCAGGTTCCCAATGTACCGGCTGTGACCGCCAACCTCTGGGGGATCTGGTCGCGTGTCCGGGGGCTGCCGCTCGATCTTGGCGCTGGCATGCGGTATGTTTCAGCCCGAAAAGGAGACTACGCCAACACGCTGACCATGAAAGATTATGCTCTGGTCAATGTTTTCGCAGCGTGGCACGCCTACAAAGGCATCACCCTGTATGGTCGTATCGACAATATCGGTAACAAGCATTTCGTTCAGTGGGCCGATACGGGATATTCCGGACAGGTTCTGCTTGGGGCGCCGCGTTCCTTTTCCATCAGCATGCAGGCCGGCTTCTGA
- a CDS encoding class II 3-deoxy-7-phosphoheptulonate synthase: protein MSVTLSPSASPLTAAPTTAANWSPDSWRSFPIKQVPTYPDEAALKAVEGRMKSYPPLVFAGEARRLREHLADAAAGRAFVLQGGNCAESFSEFSADFIRDTFRVLLQMAVVLTFGAKVPVVKIGRMAGQYAKPRSSDTETVGDVSLPSYRGDIINGPAFTSEDRIPDPKRMETAYFQSASVLNLLRAFSRGGYANLHRVNRWNLGFVERSPLAERYRALAERIDETLEFMAACGINSASAPQIDETEFYTSHEALLLQYEQAFTRVDSTSGEWYDCSAHFLWIGDRTRQPEGAHVEFLRGVRNPIGIKVGPTTQIEALEQLLDILNPADEAGRITLISRMGATKIQDHLPGLVQAVKGTGRTVTWMSDPMHGNTISTASNVKTRSFESILTEVQGFFDILTAEGVVPGGVHMEMTGQDVTECVGGAHQLTEHDLGARYETFCDPRLNAEQSLELAFLIAEELNSRARTLRKSV, encoded by the coding sequence ATGAGTGTCACGCTCAGCCCTTCCGCATCGCCCCTGACAGCCGCCCCGACGACGGCTGCCAACTGGTCGCCGGATAGCTGGCGGTCGTTTCCTATCAAGCAGGTGCCGACCTATCCCGACGAAGCGGCTCTGAAAGCCGTTGAGGGACGGATGAAGAGCTACCCGCCGCTTGTGTTCGCGGGTGAGGCCCGTCGTCTGCGTGAACATCTTGCGGACGCCGCGGCTGGTCGCGCGTTCGTGCTGCAGGGTGGAAACTGCGCGGAAAGCTTCTCCGAATTCTCGGCGGATTTCATCCGTGACACATTCCGGGTGCTGTTGCAGATGGCGGTCGTGCTGACCTTCGGCGCGAAGGTGCCGGTGGTGAAGATCGGCCGTATGGCGGGACAGTACGCCAAGCCGCGCTCATCCGACACGGAAACAGTGGGCGATGTCTCGCTGCCGTCCTATCGCGGTGACATCATCAACGGGCCGGCCTTCACGTCTGAAGATCGTATTCCCGATCCGAAGCGGATGGAGACGGCTTACTTCCAGTCGGCCAGTGTCCTGAACCTGCTGCGCGCCTTCTCGCGCGGCGGTTACGCCAACCTGCACCGGGTCAACCGCTGGAACCTCGGCTTTGTCGAGCGGTCTCCGTTGGCCGAGCGTTATCGCGCTCTGGCGGAACGTATCGACGAGACGCTGGAGTTCATGGCGGCGTGTGGCATCAACTCGGCCTCTGCGCCACAGATCGACGAGACCGAGTTCTACACGTCTCATGAGGCGCTTCTGCTTCAGTATGAGCAGGCGTTCACCCGCGTCGATTCAACGTCCGGCGAATGGTATGACTGCTCGGCGCACTTCCTGTGGATCGGGGACCGCACCCGTCAGCCGGAAGGCGCGCATGTCGAGTTCCTGCGCGGTGTGCGTAACCCGATCGGCATAAAGGTCGGTCCGACGACGCAGATCGAGGCGCTTGAGCAACTGCTTGATATCCTCAATCCTGCGGATGAAGCCGGGCGTATCACCCTGATTTCCCGCATGGGCGCGACCAAGATTCAGGATCATCTTCCCGGACTGGTGCAGGCGGTCAAAGGAACGGGTCGCACCGTGACGTGGATGTCCGATCCAATGCACGGAAACACCATTTCCACGGCCAGCAACGTCAAGACACGCTCCTTCGAGTCCATTCTCACGGAAGTGCAGGGCTTTTTCGACATCCTGACTGCTGAGGGTGTGGTGCCGGGTGGCGTGCATATGGAAATGACCGGGCAGGACGTCACCGAGTGTGTTGGTGGCGCGCATCAGCTCACGGAGCATGATCTCGGAGCCCGTTATGAGACATTCTGCGATCCGCGCCTGAATGCGGAGCAGTCTCTCGAACTGGCGTTCCTGATTGCCGAGGAATTGAACTCCCGGGCCCGCACTCTGCGAAAAAGCGTTTAA
- a CDS encoding nicotinate phosphoribosyltransferase, translating to MPRKGQVVVLKSPSVHPQEPRSEVSSGVSSSFCVAAIDDATIKARTDSYFNRTREIVSRFGDCVVTYAVFIRRPVLSATAIVETWLKNISRERGIEILVEPVFTEGDWVGAGEPLLYVTGFFSHLAQLETLMLQKLGACCVAAHRAYQMALSLPKAQFLAMEARHCAGYEMQELMSYGASVGSRAAQKEGAVGFVGGANDATASFFGGTHGFGTMPHALIGYAGSTLRAAEMFHEVYPDSDLTVLVDYYGREITDGLAVCRHFRDLAHAGRVGLRLDTHGGRFLEGLDPQESYAVLDRYVPDAIRRYRSEGELRNLIGTGVSAAAIWRMREVLDDAGFEKVKIVVSSGFGVTKCASMADANAPIDVVGTGSFIPKLWNETYATADIVTYDGVESVKTGREFLLPSFRKAEERQRKLLHRG from the coding sequence ATGCCTAGGAAAGGGCAGGTCGTGGTCTTGAAATCGCCTTCCGTACATCCGCAGGAACCTCGTTCAGAAGTGTCTTCGGGTGTGAGTTCTTCGTTCTGCGTCGCCGCAATTGATGATGCGACGATCAAGGCGCGTACTGACAGTTATTTCAATCGCACCAGGGAAATCGTTTCCAGATTTGGCGACTGCGTTGTCACCTATGCGGTGTTCATCCGCAGGCCTGTGCTTTCCGCGACGGCGATTGTTGAAACGTGGTTGAAGAATATCTCGCGCGAGCGTGGCATTGAAATTCTGGTCGAGCCGGTTTTTACGGAAGGCGATTGGGTAGGGGCTGGTGAGCCGCTGCTCTATGTCACAGGCTTTTTTTCACATCTTGCGCAGCTTGAAACCCTGATGCTCCAGAAGCTGGGCGCGTGTTGCGTGGCCGCGCATCGTGCCTACCAGATGGCGCTGTCTCTTCCCAAGGCGCAGTTTCTTGCTATGGAAGCCCGTCATTGCGCCGGATACGAGATGCAGGAGCTGATGAGCTATGGCGCTTCCGTCGGCAGCCGTGCGGCGCAGAAGGAAGGTGCTGTCGGCTTTGTCGGGGGTGCAAACGACGCAACGGCGTCCTTTTTCGGAGGGACGCATGGTTTCGGCACGATGCCTCATGCCCTGATTGGCTATGCCGGTTCCACGCTTCGGGCTGCCGAAATGTTTCATGAGGTCTATCCGGATTCGGATCTGACTGTGCTTGTCGACTACTATGGACGTGAAATCACTGACGGCCTCGCTGTCTGCCGCCACTTCAGGGATCTTGCTCACGCGGGCCGGGTGGGCCTGCGTCTTGATACGCATGGCGGACGCTTTCTTGAGGGGCTGGACCCTCAGGAATCCTATGCCGTTCTGGACCGCTATGTTCCGGATGCGATCCGGCGCTACCGCTCTGAGGGGGAGTTACGCAATCTGATCGGAACCGGCGTCTCGGCGGCGGCAATCTGGCGGATGCGTGAGGTGCTTGACGATGCGGGATTCGAGAAGGTGAAGATTGTCGTGTCGTCCGGCTTCGGCGTGACGAAATGCGCCAGCATGGCCGACGCCAACGCTCCGATTGACGTGGTGGGGACAGGGTCTTTCATTCCCAAGCTGTGGAATGAGACGTACGCTACAGCGGACATCGTGACGTATGACGGCGTGGAAAGCGTGAAAACGGGGCGGGAATTTCTTTTACCGTCATTCAGGAAGGCAGAAGAGAGACAGCGCAAACTGTTGCATCGGGGCTGA
- a CDS encoding pyruvate, water dikinase regulatory protein, which produces MTKRSICLHLVSGGTGQTLDTQAKACTPHFPDVEFQIQHWNLVRSRTQLRRVMAGIAKEPGPVLSSLIDAELQNDLIEGCKRTGVQLLDVMKNTLTFLEGATGTQAIDGGPGGQYIMDENYFRRIDAMHYVIEHDDGQQTRELKDADVVLVGVSRASKTPTCFYLANKGIKAANVPLVPDTPLPPELFELGVPVIGLTIAPDALLEIRRTRLNSMVPTKQHAGGTSLTRTSYIDPEEVRNELLWAKRLCTRHGWPIIDITRRSIEETSAAILDILEHPSPLSAPG; this is translated from the coding sequence ATGACCAAACGCAGCATCTGCCTTCATCTGGTTTCAGGCGGAACCGGACAAACCCTCGACACACAGGCCAAAGCCTGCACACCACATTTTCCCGATGTGGAATTTCAGATTCAGCACTGGAATCTCGTCCGTAGTCGGACACAGTTGCGCCGTGTCATGGCCGGAATCGCCAAAGAGCCCGGTCCTGTTCTTTCTTCTCTCATCGACGCAGAACTCCAGAATGATCTGATCGAAGGCTGCAAACGGACTGGCGTGCAATTGCTGGACGTCATGAAGAACACCCTGACCTTTCTGGAGGGCGCAACCGGCACACAGGCCATTGATGGCGGCCCAGGTGGCCAGTACATCATGGACGAGAACTATTTCCGTCGGATCGACGCCATGCACTACGTTATCGAGCATGATGACGGCCAGCAGACCCGTGAACTCAAGGACGCCGATGTCGTGCTGGTGGGCGTCTCACGCGCCTCCAAAACGCCAACCTGTTTCTACCTCGCCAACAAGGGCATCAAGGCGGCCAATGTTCCACTCGTTCCTGACACGCCACTCCCTCCGGAACTGTTTGAACTGGGCGTGCCGGTCATCGGTCTGACCATTGCTCCGGACGCCCTGCTTGAAATCCGTCGTACCCGCCTGAACAGCATGGTCCCCACCAAGCAGCACGCTGGCGGGACATCATTGACGCGCACAAGTTATATCGACCCGGAAGAAGTCAGAAATGAACTGCTGTGGGCGAAGCGCCTCTGCACCCGTCACGGCTGGCCGATCATCGACATCACAAGACGATCGATTGAAGAAACCAGCGCTGCTATTCTGGATATTCTGGAACATCCCAGCCCGCTTTCCGCACCGGGATGA